From a region of the Hypanus sabinus isolate sHypSab1 chromosome 2, sHypSab1.hap1, whole genome shotgun sequence genome:
- the six6a gene encoding homeobox protein SIX6a: protein MFQLPILNFSPQQVAGVCETLEESGDIERLGRFLWSLPVAPAACEALNKNESVLRARAIVAFHTGNFRELYHILENHKFTKESHGKLQALWLEAHYQEAEKLRGRPLGPVDKYRVRKKFPLPRTIWDGEQKTHCFKERTRHLLREWYLQDPYPNPSKKRELAQATGLTPTQVGNWFKNRRQRDRAAAAKNRLQQQILSQATVRSLNEEDAAVEPLVGASSPAISLCSVSGRNKTATLAISITSSDSDCDI from the exons atgttccaGCTGCCAATTCTGAATTTCAGCCCTCAGCAGGTGGCGGGGGTTTGTGAGACACTGGAGGAGAGCGGAGACATAGAGCGCCTCGGTCGCTTCCTCTGGTCCCTGCCAGTGGCCCCAGCAGCATGTGAAGCACTCAACAAAAACGAGTCCGTACTCAGAGCACGAGCTATCGTCGCTTTCCACACGGGCAACTTCAGAGAGCTGTATCACATTCTGGAGAATCACAAGTTCACCAAGGAGTCACACGGCAAGTTGCAGGCCCTTTGGCTAGAAGCGCATTACCAGGAAGCAGAGAAATTAAGAGGTCGGCCCTTGGGTCCAGTGGACAAGTACAGGGTAAGAAAGAAGTTCCCCCTACCCAGAACCATCTGGGACGGAGAACAAAAGACTCACTGCTTCAAAGAGAGGACGAGGCATTTGTTGAGAGAGTGGTACCTGCAAGACCCCTATCCGAATCCCAGCAAAAAGCGAGAGCTTGCTCAAGCAACTGGACTTACACCAACACAAGTGGGTAACTGGTTTAAGAATCGAAGGCAAAGAGACAGAGCAGCAGCAGCTAAAAATAG GCTGCAGCAGCAGATTTTGTCGCAGGCAACCGTGCGCTCCTTGAACGAGGAAGACGCCGCCGTGGAACCATTGGTGGGCGCCTCAAGTCCCGCCATCAGTCTCTGCAGTGTCTCGGGGAGGAACAAAACAGCAACTTTGGCGATCTCCATCACATCAAGCGATAGTGACTGTGacatctga